The Streptomyces sp. NBC_01237 genomic interval GCGCACGGCCAAGGGCTGTCCCGCGTGACGAATCCGGTGGCCATGACGGGACACGCTCCGCCCGGCGGGGACCCCGTGGCCGCTGTCCGTCGAGGCCGCCGGGATCTGTGGGTTCTTGTGTTCCGGGTCCCGCCCGATGGTCCGGTGCGGTGTCACGCGGGCTCGGGCGGCCGTTCCCGGCCGAAGGTGTCGAGCAGCAGCTTCGCGGCCACCTCGGCCCCGTCGGCGCGGATCGTGCCGGCCACGGCCCTCGCCCGTGCGCCGGTCCCGGGGGCCAGGGCCGTACCGAGCGCGGCCGACAGGGACTCGAAGGTCGGGGTCGGGCCGTCGTGTGCCGCGCCGATGCCCAGGTCGGCCACTCGGCCCGCCCAGTACGGCTGGTCGGCCATCTGGGCCACCACCACCTGGGGCGCACCGGCCCGGGTGGCCGTCGTCGTGGTGCCCGCGCCGCCGTGGTGCACGACGGCGGCCACCCGGCCGAACAACTGCTGCTGGTTGACCTCGCCGACCACGAAACAGTCGTCCCGGTCGTCGATCGCGGCCAGGTCCGCCCAGCCGCGCAGGACGACCGCGCGGCGGCCGTGCGCCCGGACCGCTTCGAGGGCCACCCGGGCGACCTCCGTCGGGGCGAGCATGGGCATGCTGCCGAAGCCCACGTACACCGGTGGTGCTCCGGCGTCCAGGAACGCCTCCAACTCGGCGGCGAGCGGCTGGACATCGGGCAGGATCCACGCGCCGGTCCGGACGACGTCGAAGTCCGGCGTCTCCTGCCACGGGTCCAGGACCGGGTCCGTCGCCAGCCACGGCCGGTCTCCGATGACGTAGTCACGGACGTGGTCCACCGGTGGCAGGCCGATCGACGCCCGGTTCGTGTTGAGCGCCTCGCCGAACAGTACGTCGATGCTCTCGGCGTCCAGGTCCCACAGCACCTGGTTGTCGGTCACCTCCGGCGGGAACGGCCGCCCCGGATACGCCGGCGGCGGGTGGTGCGGCGACGGCAGGGTGAGCTGCTGGAAGGTCACGGACACGGAGGGGATGCCCAGCTTCTCGGCCACCGAGCGCGCGCCGGCCGCGGCCGGCATCATGCCGGTCGCCACCAGCACATCGCATCCCTCGGCCGCCGCGACGACCGTGTCGAACTGGGCGGCGATCACCTCGGCCGCCCGCCGGGGAAGGGACGACGCGGGCGGCGCCGCCTTCGTCCACGCGCGCGCCGACGGGCCGACCGGCACCAGCGGCACGCCGACACCGGCCAACCGCTGCGCGAAGTCCTCGTCGGGCGGCGCGCACACCCGCGCTTCCGCGCCGAGCTCACGCAACCGCACCGCCAGTGCCACCAGCGGTTCGACGTCTCCGCGCGACCCATACGTAGACAACAGCACACGCACTGAGTGACTCTCCCATTTTCGCAGGTCCTGGCCTCGGCGGACGATTCTGCGGCATGACCGGGGCCTTGCCGCAAGCCCCCCTGTGCGCTATACCTTGGGAGTGGAAAGGAGTGGGTACTCCCCCTTTCCCGGTCTCGTCCACTGCCGACGGACACCCTCCTCCCTGAGCGAAGCGTCGACGTACGTCCGCCGACAGCTCCAGCCGTCCCGGTGGCGGGTCGCGTACACGAGGTCGTACGCCGGTGACACCTCGCGCGCCGACGGGGGCGCGGCGCCACGTCACCGGCTGACGTCGGGCTCCTTCACCACCGCGGTGGGCGGCGTCCGCGAGGCGGGGAATCTGGCCGGTGCGTAGTTCGGCTGCCGCAGGCGGTACACGTGTCCGAGATGGTGCTGAAGCCGGGCGTGGCGGAACTGATAGACCGCACCGGTCCGGCGCAGCACACCTCGGCGGTAGGCGTCGTCGAGGAAGGCACCCGTGTTCCAGGGAAGCTTCCCGGTGAGCGGCAGCCAGACGCGGACCAGGGTCAGCCACTGCCCCCAGGCGGTGAAGCACAGTGCGTAGGAGAAGGCACCGCCGAGCCCTCCGACCGCTCCGATGAGGATTCCGTTGGGCAGGCTCCAGCCCAGCGGCCCGAACACCCCCCGGAACACGTCGACGATCAGGAACCCGCCGAGGGCGATCGCCACGCTGAGCACGGGAACGATGACGAGGATCTGCCGGCCCACCGTCGCGCGGTTCGCGGACAGCAGGCTGATCGGAGTGGCCGCGGAGGATACGTCCAGCGGCGCTTCGAGCGCCGCGATGACCCCGAAGACCAGCCCGGCGGCCGAGCCGAAGATCAGCCCGAAGATCAGCATGTCGATGAGCGCGCTCTCGAACACGTCGGGAAGCGCGAGCGGATGCCCGTAGTACAGCGCGCGTTCGAGGGCGAAGGCGCACGCGCACCCGGTCCCCATCACGAATCCGCCCAGCAGCACGGCGCCGAACCGGGCGGCGAACGTGCGCAGCGGTCTGCGGCCGATGCCGTTGGATCTGGTGTGCAGCCGCAGGCGCACCTGACTCGGCGCGAAGACACCGCCGTCCAGCGCGGCCAGCACGGCGTAGACGGATCCGAAGGCGAGGCCACCGGCCGGCCCCATCATGGCTCCCTGCGCGAGGATCTCGCCGGGCGTGATGACGCCGGCGAGCAGTCCGACCAGCCAGGTGGACACCGTGATGCAGAGCGCGGATGCCAGCACGACGGCCGTGGTGCGCGTCGAGCGTCGCAGCGAGTCGCCGATCTGCCACCACGCGAGGTCCTGCCGGTCCCGGTCGAGGCGAACCATGTGGTGGGCGAGGTATCCGAGCCAGCGCCGGGCCCGTTCCGGGTCCCAGTTCCGCGGTGGACGCCGGGACCCGCCGATGCCCCGCTCGGGGACGCGCGGCCGGTAGACCGCGGGCACGAAACCCGCCAGCAGGTGTTCTTCCAGTGCGTGCTCGGTGGGGAACCGCTCGGTGTTCAGCAGTTCCGCGGAATCCCTGTCCGGCGCTTCGCTGTACATCGTCCGCGCCAGGACGACCATCAGGGGGGTGCTCAGAACCCTGGCGAGATGCACGCCCGACTCGGCCTTCGGGGACCGCAGTTCCTCCAGGACGGTGTCCCAGGCCCCTGCCCTCCGGTCGGGCCCGGGGCTGTGGGCGGCGGGCCGGGCGGTCCGGGGCAGGTAGGCCGTGAGGTCGTCGGGGGTGAGGTCGGTGAGTTCGATGCCGGCCGCCCAGACCAGTGGCGCCCGTGCCGCCCGCACCGCCTCGGCGTACTCGTCGCGCCGGCTGGTCAGCACGAGCGGCAGCGAGGTCGCGTTGAGGGCTTCGAGCGTCTCACGGCGCAGGCTTTCGGCGATCTCGTCGAACCCGTCCAGGACCGGCAGTACGAGATCGGCGTCGACCAGCGCGGCGGCCAGGGTCATTCCGCCGGGAGTCCTGCGGGCCAGATGCTGATAGTCCCGCAGCAGCCGGCCGATCAGCCAGTCCCGCAGGGTGATGGCCGTCGCGTCCCAGTCACCGATGCTGAAGATCACCGGTACCCGGCCGGAAACCGCGGGGCTCTCAAGGAAATTCAGGATCAGCCTGATCGTCAGAATGGACTTTCCCGATCCGGCCCGGCCGAGAACGACCAGACGTCCGGACGGGATCTTCCGGTAGACGTCCGCCACACTGCGCAGATCGCCGCTCAGTTCCACACGGGGCGAAGTGGCTCCCGGTGGCAGGCGTTCGATGTTCTCCGCATGGTCGGTCAGGTCCGCGGGTGCCGGTTGCCATCGCACCGGCAGCGGAAACGGGTCGTGGACCCGGTGCTGCTCCTCCTCGCGCCGCCAACGGCGTCCGACCTCTCTCGCCAGTTCGGCAGCGACGCCGACGAGCGCGTCACCGGCCGACGACGAGAGCGAGGCCGGGCCCGGGAGCGGTACGGAGGGCGGGTCCGGGGGCGGTGCGGAGGGCGACAGTGAGGGCGGGTCCGTGGGCGGTGCGGAGGGCGCGCTGTCGGCTTCCGCTGGACCGGCGACCGTCTCCGGTTGTTCCGGGGCCGTCGAGGCATGGTCCTTCGCGAGCATGGCAGCCAGGCGCCTGCGGTCCTCCGGGGTGGGTTCCAGAGCGTCGGCGAGCAGGTTCACCGTGCCCAGCCGATGGTCGGTGGCCTTTCCGGTCTCCAGCCGGCTGATGGTGCGAATGCTCACCCCGGACCGTTCCGCCAGCTCTTGCTGCGTCAGCCCCGCTTGATTCCGCAGCCGGCGCAGCAACGTGCCGAGCTGATCCGTCACTTGGGTGCCCCTCCACTCGCGAGCGCGGACAGCGGCGAGTGTAGTCCGGTGACCGGCCATATATGGCCGGTGCTCTGTCCTGTCCCCCGAGCCGGGTGGATACGACGATCAGTGGTGCCGGGCCCATCGGCGGGTGGTCCTGCCGGGCAGCGGACGCCGGGATCGCCCGGCCGGCCCGGCGGCGGGAGCGTG includes:
- a CDS encoding helix-turn-helix domain-containing protein — translated: MTDQLGTLLRRLRNQAGLTQQELAERSGVSIRTISRLETGKATDHRLGTVNLLADALEPTPEDRRRLAAMLAKDHASTAPEQPETVAGPAEADSAPSAPPTDPPSLSPSAPPPDPPSVPLPGPASLSSSAGDALVGVAAELAREVGRRWRREEEQHRVHDPFPLPVRWQPAPADLTDHAENIERLPPGATSPRVELSGDLRSVADVYRKIPSGRLVVLGRAGSGKSILTIRLILNFLESPAVSGRVPVIFSIGDWDATAITLRDWLIGRLLRDYQHLARRTPGGMTLAAALVDADLVLPVLDGFDEIAESLRRETLEALNATSLPLVLTSRRDEYAEAVRAARAPLVWAAGIELTDLTPDDLTAYLPRTARPAAHSPGPDRRAGAWDTVLEELRSPKAESGVHLARVLSTPLMVVLARTMYSEAPDRDSAELLNTERFPTEHALEEHLLAGFVPAVYRPRVPERGIGGSRRPPRNWDPERARRWLGYLAHHMVRLDRDRQDLAWWQIGDSLRRSTRTTAVVLASALCITVSTWLVGLLAGVITPGEILAQGAMMGPAGGLAFGSVYAVLAALDGGVFAPSQVRLRLHTRSNGIGRRPLRTFAARFGAVLLGGFVMGTGCACAFALERALYYGHPLALPDVFESALIDMLIFGLIFGSAAGLVFGVIAALEAPLDVSSAATPISLLSANRATVGRQILVIVPVLSVAIALGGFLIVDVFRGVFGPLGWSLPNGILIGAVGGLGGAFSYALCFTAWGQWLTLVRVWLPLTGKLPWNTGAFLDDAYRRGVLRRTGAVYQFRHARLQHHLGHVYRLRQPNYAPARFPASRTPPTAVVKEPDVSR
- a CDS encoding glycosyltransferase; translation: MRVLLSTYGSRGDVEPLVALAVRLRELGAEARVCAPPDEDFAQRLAGVGVPLVPVGPSARAWTKAAPPASSLPRRAAEVIAAQFDTVVAAAEGCDVLVATGMMPAAAGARSVAEKLGIPSVSVTFQQLTLPSPHHPPPAYPGRPFPPEVTDNQVLWDLDAESIDVLFGEALNTNRASIGLPPVDHVRDYVIGDRPWLATDPVLDPWQETPDFDVVRTGAWILPDVQPLAAELEAFLDAGAPPVYVGFGSMPMLAPTEVARVALEAVRAHGRRAVVLRGWADLAAIDDRDDCFVVGEVNQQQLFGRVAAVVHHGGAGTTTTATRAGAPQVVVAQMADQPYWAGRVADLGIGAAHDGPTPTFESLSAALGTALAPGTGARARAVAGTIRADGAEVAAKLLLDTFGRERPPEPA